One genomic window of Luteitalea pratensis includes the following:
- a CDS encoding ExeM/NucH family extracellular endonuclease, producing the protein MAYTGEQWRLGQNTTGRAADRLDFQLSTNATSLTTGTWADHDALDFGSPVVAGTVGALNGNVAPNRTALNVTITGLSIPDGASFWVRWADSDLIPGADDGLSVDDFSLTPSGPPPALPTLTVNGVTLGEGNTGTTTFGFTVALNKPAGAGGVTFDITTADGTAIANDDYIATSLTGQIIPAGSSLYTLHVPVNGDTTFEDDETFVVNVTNVAGASLVNAQAQGVIANDDSGCGLALTAIHAVQGSGAISPLANTTVSIQGVVTADYQGSGQFGGYFVQEEGDDADADPQTSEGIFVFSPTSVNAGDTVRVTGTVTEFGTAGLSLSELTAVSHVELCATGSSVTPVTVNLPVATPASFESFEGMLVTFAQPLVATDTFTLGRFGEVALAVDARLPIPTHAAAPGAAAQAVRDVNLRSRILLDDGNNQQNIDPTIHPVGGLSASNTLRTGDSVAALTGVLEQRFGAYRVQPIGPVPFTASNPRPAAPATVGGTLTVASFNVLNYFNGNGTGGGFPTARGANTPLEFARQRAKTVNAILGTGGDIVGLMELENDAPGNSAIEDLVAGLNATAGAGTYAYIDTGVIGTDEIRVALIFKPGVVTPLGTHAIMDSSVDPAFIDTLNRPSVAQTFVENGTGARLTVVVNHLKSKGSDCNVVGDPDAGDLQGECNGTRTKAAQALVRWLATDPTGALDADVILIGDMNSYRLEDPITAFRAGGYVDMQTAQSYSYVFDGESGYLDHALASPTLAPQVTGVAEWHINADEPTVLDYNVEFKTAGQVTSFYSTEPYRSSDHDPVVIGLALVPPFEFSGLQRPVNGAVSEVKAGSSVPLKFSLGGDKGLNIFAAGSPSSAPIACGTNPPVVAGDTIATAGGSDLTYDPDSGHYTLVWKTLKEWAGTCRRLTLRFTDGSWQRADFIFRH; encoded by the coding sequence GTGGCGTACACCGGCGAGCAGTGGCGCCTGGGCCAGAACACCACCGGCCGGGCCGCCGATCGCCTCGATTTCCAGCTGAGTACCAACGCCACCAGTCTCACCACGGGGACGTGGGCCGATCACGACGCGCTCGACTTCGGCAGCCCCGTCGTTGCCGGAACGGTCGGGGCTCTCAATGGAAACGTCGCCCCGAACCGCACTGCGCTCAACGTCACGATTACCGGCCTGAGCATTCCGGACGGCGCGTCCTTCTGGGTGCGCTGGGCCGATTCGGACCTGATTCCAGGAGCCGACGACGGGCTGTCGGTCGACGACTTCTCGCTGACGCCGTCGGGGCCGCCTCCGGCACTGCCCACCCTGACAGTCAACGGTGTCACGCTCGGTGAAGGCAACACCGGCACCACGACCTTCGGCTTCACCGTGGCCCTGAACAAGCCGGCGGGTGCCGGCGGCGTCACCTTCGATATCACCACGGCCGACGGCACGGCCATCGCCAACGACGACTACATCGCGACGAGCCTGACGGGACAGATCATTCCGGCCGGGAGTTCGCTCTACACCTTGCACGTACCGGTCAACGGCGACACCACGTTCGAAGACGACGAGACGTTTGTCGTCAACGTGACCAACGTCGCCGGCGCCTCGCTCGTCAACGCGCAGGCACAGGGTGTGATCGCCAACGACGACTCGGGCTGCGGCCTGGCACTGACGGCGATCCATGCCGTGCAGGGCAGCGGCGCAATCAGTCCGCTCGCGAACACCACCGTGAGCATCCAGGGCGTGGTCACGGCCGACTACCAGGGAAGCGGGCAGTTCGGTGGCTACTTCGTGCAGGAGGAGGGCGACGACGCCGATGCCGACCCGCAGACCTCCGAGGGCATCTTCGTCTTCAGCCCGACGAGCGTGAACGCCGGCGACACGGTACGGGTGACCGGCACGGTCACCGAGTTCGGGACGGCGGGACTGAGCCTGTCGGAACTGACCGCAGTCAGCCACGTCGAACTGTGCGCGACCGGATCGTCGGTGACACCGGTCACCGTGAATCTGCCTGTGGCCACGCCTGCGTCCTTCGAGTCCTTCGAGGGCATGCTCGTGACCTTCGCGCAGCCACTCGTGGCCACCGACACCTTCACGCTGGGTCGCTTCGGCGAAGTGGCGCTTGCCGTCGACGCACGGCTGCCGATCCCGACGCATGCGGCTGCCCCGGGGGCCGCCGCGCAGGCCGTGCGTGACGTGAATTTGCGTAGTCGCATCCTGCTCGACGATGGCAACAACCAGCAGAACATCGACCCGACGATTCATCCCGTCGGTGGATTGAGCGCCTCGAACACGCTCCGCACCGGGGACAGCGTCGCGGCGTTGACGGGCGTGCTCGAACAGCGGTTCGGCGCGTATCGCGTCCAGCCGATCGGACCGGTGCCGTTCACGGCGAGTAATCCGCGCCCCGCCGCGCCGGCCACCGTGGGCGGAACGTTGACGGTCGCGAGTTTCAACGTCCTCAATTACTTCAACGGCAACGGGACCGGCGGCGGCTTCCCGACGGCGCGCGGTGCGAACACGCCGCTGGAGTTCGCACGGCAGCGCGCCAAGACCGTCAATGCCATCCTCGGCACCGGCGGCGACATCGTCGGGCTGATGGAGTTGGAGAACGACGCGCCTGGCAACAGCGCGATCGAGGATCTCGTGGCGGGGCTCAATGCCACGGCGGGTGCCGGCACGTACGCCTACATCGACACGGGCGTGATCGGCACCGACGAGATTCGTGTCGCGCTGATCTTCAAGCCAGGCGTGGTGACGCCGCTGGGCACGCACGCGATCATGGACTCGAGCGTCGATCCGGCCTTCATCGACACCTTGAACCGGCCATCGGTCGCGCAGACGTTCGTCGAGAACGGCACGGGCGCACGCCTGACGGTGGTGGTGAACCACCTGAAGTCGAAGGGCAGCGACTGCAATGTCGTCGGCGACCCCGACGCGGGTGACCTGCAGGGCGAGTGCAACGGCACGCGCACCAAGGCCGCGCAGGCCCTGGTGCGTTGGCTGGCGACCGATCCCACGGGCGCACTCGACGCGGACGTGATCCTCATCGGCGACATGAACAGCTATCGCCTCGAGGATCCGATCACGGCCTTCCGTGCCGGCGGCTACGTCGACATGCAAACCGCACAGTCCTACTCGTATGTGTTCGACGGCGAGTCCGGCTATCTCGACCACGCCCTGGCGAGTCCGACGCTGGCACCGCAGGTGACGGGCGTCGCTGAGTGGCACATCAACGCCGACGAGCCGACCGTTCTGGATTACAACGTCGAGTTCAAGACGGCCGGGCAGGTCACCTCGTTCTACTCGACGGAACCGTACCGATCGTCCGATCACGACCCGGTGGTCATCGGGCTGGCGCTGGTCCCGCCCTTCGAATTCAGCGGCCTGCAGCGCCCGGTGAACGGCGCGGTGAGCGAAGTGAAGGCCGGCAGCAGCGTGCCGCTGAAGTTCAGTCTCGGCGGCGACAAGGGGCTCAACATCTTTGCGGCGGGGTCTCCCTCGTCTGCGCCGATCGCGTGCGGCACGAACCCGCCGGTCGTGGCCGGCGACACAATCGCCACGGCGGGCGGGAGCGATCTGACTTACGACCCGGACAGTGGTCACTACACCTTGGTCTGGAAGACCTTGAAGGAATGGGCCGGTACTTGCCGGCGGCTGACGCTGCGGTTCACCGACGGTTCCTGGCAGCGCGCAGACTTCATTTTCCGGCACTAG
- a CDS encoding CotH kinase family protein, whose amino-acid sequence MRRIAILAIALFLLTGLAAPGRAQDVDIFEQDGVRDVQLSINGRDLAQLRATASENTYYPADFEYRGIKVRNVGIRSRGLGSRNATKLGLRVDFNRYTTGKLFAGHKALVLDNLWQDGSLVRERIAMALYERLGVPTPREVFVRVFINGDYEGLYTITEELDSQFLTRIGNDDGVLFEYKYVGVWHGEDLGSDSGAYVPLFEARTHEKQAQQTLYAPLRDLFTASSDASGEAWRARVESLVDLHQLLAYLAVETFTADNDGLLGAWGMNNFYVHRGADGTQHQIVPWDKDQSFGDVDAGIFLRVEENVLIRQALSFPDLRAYYLEKLQKCAEIAAGDGWLAAQVEASAALVDAAAAQDARKQFGEATRAETLSALHAFAVDRPSRVLAQIEAARATQ is encoded by the coding sequence ATGCGACGCATCGCCATTCTCGCGATCGCGCTGTTCCTGCTCACAGGACTCGCCGCTCCGGGCCGCGCCCAGGACGTCGACATCTTCGAGCAGGACGGCGTGCGCGACGTACAGCTGTCCATCAACGGCAGGGACCTCGCGCAGTTGCGCGCCACCGCCTCCGAGAACACCTACTACCCGGCCGATTTCGAGTACCGCGGCATCAAGGTGCGCAACGTCGGCATCCGCTCGCGCGGCCTCGGAAGTCGCAACGCGACCAAGCTCGGCCTGCGCGTGGACTTCAACCGGTACACCACCGGCAAGTTGTTCGCGGGCCACAAGGCGCTGGTGCTCGACAACCTCTGGCAGGACGGCTCGCTGGTGCGCGAGCGCATTGCGATGGCGCTGTACGAGCGCCTCGGCGTGCCGACGCCGCGCGAGGTGTTCGTGCGGGTCTTCATCAACGGCGACTACGAAGGCCTGTACACGATCACCGAGGAACTCGACTCGCAGTTCCTCACTCGCATCGGCAACGACGATGGCGTGCTCTTCGAGTACAAGTACGTCGGCGTGTGGCACGGCGAGGATCTCGGTAGCGATTCAGGCGCCTACGTGCCGCTGTTCGAGGCGCGAACGCACGAGAAGCAGGCGCAGCAGACCCTGTACGCACCGCTGCGTGATCTGTTCACGGCCTCCTCGGATGCGTCCGGCGAGGCGTGGCGCGCGCGGGTCGAGTCGCTGGTAGACCTGCACCAGTTGCTGGCCTACCTGGCCGTCGAGACGTTCACCGCCGACAACGACGGGCTGCTCGGCGCGTGGGGCATGAACAACTTCTACGTGCATCGGGGCGCCGACGGCACGCAGCACCAGATCGTCCCGTGGGACAAGGACCAGTCGTTCGGGGACGTCGATGCCGGCATCTTCCTGCGGGTCGAGGAGAACGTGCTGATCCGCCAGGCGCTGTCGTTCCCGGACCTGCGCGCGTACTACCTCGAAAAGCTGCAGAAGTGCGCCGAGATCGCCGCCGGCGATGGATGGCTCGCCGCGCAGGTCGAGGCATCCGCGGCACTCGTGGATGCGGCCGCGGCGCAGGATGCGCGCAAGCAGTTCGGCGAGGCGACACGAGCCGAAACGCTCTCCGCGCTGCACGCGTTCGCCGTCGATCGCCCGTCACGCGTGCTCGCCCAGATCGAAGCCGCGCGCGCGACGCAGTAA
- a CDS encoding DUF1003 domain-containing protein gives MLHLLLWSASGLVAGSFVRVLTRSSRDFGLAGDLVTGWLGALIGGWVFRRLGFVAPDNALAHVVMALTGAALLIGIIRAGAGWQRAVSDDPEQNGPSNGTDLDRLLTRLGAFERRVLHAFVAREHTARDPNAAFDAQATFGDRLADGVARFGGSWTFIGLFGVILVSWMAYNEGTARPFDPFPFILLNLLLSCVAALQAPVIMMSQNRQSAKDRSDARADYEINVRAEVEVMALHAKLDLLREQDWARLIALVERQQRAIEELEQRLDDRGAPGT, from the coding sequence ATGCTGCACCTCTTGCTCTGGAGTGCGTCCGGACTCGTCGCCGGGAGCTTCGTCCGCGTCCTCACGCGATCCTCACGCGACTTCGGGCTGGCCGGTGATCTCGTGACCGGCTGGCTCGGCGCCCTGATCGGCGGCTGGGTCTTCCGCCGACTCGGCTTCGTTGCTCCCGACAATGCGCTCGCGCATGTCGTGATGGCCTTGACGGGGGCGGCCCTGCTGATCGGTATCATTCGCGCTGGCGCGGGATGGCAGCGTGCGGTGTCCGACGATCCGGAGCAGAACGGTCCGTCCAACGGCACCGACCTCGACCGGTTGCTGACGCGCCTCGGGGCCTTCGAGCGTCGCGTGCTGCATGCGTTCGTCGCCCGTGAACACACGGCCCGCGACCCCAACGCGGCCTTCGATGCCCAGGCCACATTTGGCGACCGCCTCGCAGATGGCGTCGCGCGGTTCGGCGGCAGCTGGACGTTCATCGGCCTGTTCGGCGTGATCCTCGTCAGCTGGATGGCCTACAACGAGGGGACCGCCCGGCCCTTCGATCCCTTCCCGTTCATCCTGCTGAACCTGCTGCTCTCGTGCGTGGCGGCGCTGCAGGCGCCGGTGATCATGATGAGCCAGAACCGCCAGTCGGCGAAGGATCGCTCCGACGCCCGCGCCGACTACGAGATCAACGTCCGCGCGGAGGTGGAGGTGATGGCCCTGCACGCCAAGCTCGATCTGCTCCGGGAACAGGATTGGGCCAGGCTCATCGCCCTTGTCGAGCGGCAGCAACGCGCGATCGAGGAGCTCGAGCAGCGGCTGGACGACCGCGGGGCGCCAGGCACCTAG
- a CDS encoding formylglycine-generating enzyme family protein has product MSGAWPAEPPTTRFGLGDDVPVFWVTYADAEAHCAALTARARGDGTLPDGWVFRVPTEAQWEYACRAGSTAATAFGPVLTNADANMVGAAGEGTGPPAVGRSAPVGRYRANAWGLYDMHGNVFEWCRDWYHARLPGGDDPDLSATRGVPNRDGTYSRVRRGGAWNDEYWYCRSAARLRYEPERSSDHIGFRVALVTADA; this is encoded by the coding sequence GTGTCGGGCGCCTGGCCTGCAGAACCCCCGACGACGCGGTTCGGGCTCGGCGACGACGTACCGGTCTTTTGGGTCACCTATGCAGACGCCGAAGCGCATTGCGCAGCGTTGACCGCGCGTGCGCGCGGGGACGGCACGTTGCCGGACGGCTGGGTGTTCAGAGTGCCCACCGAGGCCCAGTGGGAGTACGCCTGCCGCGCCGGTTCCACCGCGGCAACGGCCTTCGGTCCTGTGCTCACCAACGCCGACGCCAACATGGTTGGCGCCGCCGGCGAAGGGACAGGGCCACCGGCGGTCGGGCGCTCGGCGCCAGTCGGGCGCTACCGCGCCAATGCGTGGGGACTGTACGACATGCACGGCAACGTGTTCGAGTGGTGCCGCGACTGGTACCACGCGCGACTGCCGGGCGGCGACGATCCCGATCTCTCCGCGACACGTGGCGTACCCAATCGGGATGGCACTTACTCCCGTGTCCGGCGCGGCGGTGCCTGGAACGACGAGTACTGGTACTGCCGATCGGCCGCGCGATTGCGCTACGAGCCCGAGCGATCCTCGGATCACATCGGATTTCGCGTCGCGCTCGTCACGGCTGACGCCTGA